The following proteins come from a genomic window of Herpetosiphonaceae bacterium:
- a CDS encoding ABC transporter ATP-binding protein: MKLEYENEVKMAPLLEVSQIETYIGQYRILDGVTLQVEQDTITALLGRNGAGKTTTLKSILGLTPPRGGEIRFAGERISGRRTFQIAQLGIGYVPEHRAIFRDLTVQENLHLAERQRGDLRRRSELIFALFPRLQERIQQKGGTLSGGEQQMLAIARALVPANRLLLIDEPSEGLAPVIIEQMMTAIKELSAHTTVLLVEQNFRMASAISERYFIVDDGRTVHSGTMTALRQDQALVHTYLGAA, translated from the coding sequence GTGAAACTCGAATACGAGAATGAGGTCAAGATGGCGCCGCTGCTCGAAGTGAGTCAGATCGAAACGTATATTGGTCAGTATCGCATCCTTGACGGCGTGACGCTTCAGGTCGAGCAGGATACGATCACAGCGCTGCTTGGGCGCAACGGCGCGGGCAAGACAACGACGCTCAAGTCGATCCTGGGGCTGACGCCGCCGCGCGGCGGCGAGATCCGCTTTGCCGGCGAGCGGATCAGCGGGCGGCGCACCTTCCAGATCGCGCAGCTAGGCATCGGCTACGTGCCGGAGCATCGCGCGATCTTTCGCGATCTGACGGTGCAGGAAAACCTGCACCTGGCCGAGCGCCAGCGCGGCGATCTGCGGCGTCGCTCCGAGCTGATCTTCGCGCTCTTTCCACGCTTGCAGGAGCGCATCCAGCAGAAGGGCGGCACGCTCTCCGGCGGCGAGCAGCAGATGCTTGCCATCGCGCGGGCGCTGGTTCCGGCCAACCGGCTGCTGCTGATCGACGAGCCGAGCGAGGGCCTCGCGCCGGTGATTATCGAGCAGATGATGACCGCGATCAAAGAGCTGAGCGCCCACACGACCGTGCTGCTGGTGGAGCAAAATTTTCGCATGGCGAGCGCGATCAGCGAGCGCTATTTTATCGTCGACGACGGGCGGACGGTGCATTCGGGCACGATGACGGCGCTGCGGCAGGATCAGGCGCTGGTGCATACCTATCTCGGCGCGGCCTGA
- a CDS encoding branched-chain amino acid ABC transporter permease, producing the protein MATSSAISLRGRAWREQIAAWLIPLVMLVLFALILLKAPAGLPKLVTGIILPGLTLAALYFLIAAGLSLIFGLMDVLNFAHGSLFMVGAYVAWSCNQWLNPLHPGHWPVTLASGDLRFLIGLLAGTLVGAGIGALMEIVLIRPLYARPIYQVLLTLGLVFVFDALVRSVPAWGSDSKAPIKPPLLEGSLEVLGRRFPTYSLFLIALGVTIAIAVAVLLRSSRLGMIIRAGVQDSAMVEALGINVRRVFTGVFALGAGLAALGGAAAASFIGVYPEMGLEYQLFAFIVVVIGGLGSYSGAAIGALLIGLSRTFSDHLVLESGWPTAIASASTVLVMALVLLLKPGGMFGSHE; encoded by the coding sequence ATGGCTACATCGTCGGCTATTTCGCTGCGTGGACGGGCCTGGCGCGAGCAGATCGCGGCCTGGCTGATCCCGCTGGTGATGCTGGTTCTCTTCGCGCTGATTCTGCTCAAGGCTCCCGCCGGGCTGCCCAAGCTGGTGACAGGCATTATTCTGCCCGGCCTGACGCTGGCGGCGCTCTACTTTTTGATCGCGGCGGGGCTGTCGCTGATCTTCGGCCTGATGGACGTGCTCAACTTCGCCCACGGCTCGCTCTTCATGGTCGGGGCGTACGTGGCGTGGAGCTGCAACCAGTGGCTCAATCCGCTCCATCCCGGTCACTGGCCCGTCACGCTGGCGAGCGGCGATCTGCGCTTCCTGATCGGCCTGCTCGCCGGGACGCTGGTGGGCGCCGGGATCGGCGCGCTGATGGAGATTGTGCTGATCCGCCCGCTCTACGCCCGCCCGATCTATCAAGTGCTGCTGACGCTCGGCCTGGTCTTTGTCTTCGACGCGCTGGTGCGGAGCGTGCCCGCCTGGGGCTCCGACAGCAAAGCGCCGATCAAGCCGCCGCTGCTGGAGGGTAGCCTGGAGGTGCTTGGTCGTCGCTTCCCGACCTACAGCCTGTTTCTGATCGCGCTTGGCGTGACGATCGCGATTGCCGTGGCGGTGCTGCTGCGCTCGTCGCGGCTCGGCATGATCATCCGGGCGGGCGTGCAAGATAGCGCGATGGTCGAGGCGCTCGGCATCAACGTGCGACGAGTCTTTACCGGCGTCTTCGCGCTTGGCGCTGGCCTCGCGGCGCTCGGCGGCGCGGCGGCGGCCTCGTTCATCGGCGTCTATCCTGAGATGGGCCTGGAATACCAGCTCTTCGCGTTCATCGTCGTGGTGATCGGCGGGCTGGGCAGCTACAGCGGCGCGGCGATCGGCGCGCTGCTGATCGGCCTGTCGCGGACCTTCAGCGATCATCTGGTGCTCGAATCGGGCTGGCCGACGGCCATCGCCTCGGCCTCCACGGTGCTGGTAATGGCGCTGGTGCTGCTGCTCAAGCCCGGAGGGATGTTTGGGAGTCACGAGTAA